Below is a genomic region from Dioscorea cayenensis subsp. rotundata cultivar TDr96_F1 chromosome 14, TDr96_F1_v2_PseudoChromosome.rev07_lg8_w22 25.fasta, whole genome shotgun sequence.
TTAAAGTGAATATtatgaaagataaaaaaacataaattatatagaatttttttctataattttaacTTTATCTCTTATATTCATTCCTATAACATCGAAAGATAAAGACAAttattgataatttatttttttaaaaattgcgtgtatagagaaaatataaaagataaaattatcattcaaaaaaaaatataattggatGGGTTGTGCGTTCACACGTGGCAAAACTGAGCACACGTGCGAAAGGCTGGGCTTTATATAAACACCCTTCGGTTGTTAGACTGATGCACTCGAGAAACCTCGAATCGAGATCGTTGAAGGCCCATCTTGTCTTTCCTCTTTCTCATCGTCctcttttgtgtattttggcTGGGCCATCCATGGATCCCTACAAGGTTTGTTCTTTGATGCGTTGTTGTTTACTGTTCCTCAATGCAAATTGCTTTGTTTTTTGGTGTAATTTTCTGATTATTGTAGTAAATTTATGGGTaaatctttgaattttttttttcgttttctGATCGATCGGTGTTGTTGTTCGTTATTTGTTGTTCTTTCGTGCTGATTGCTTTTGTGATTGGTAATTCTTTGATTGTTTGTGGTTATTATGTTGTAAAGTTTGGATTTTTCTATCTTGTTTGTGGACCTTCGTTGTTCTTTGGACTGTGGAGTGATTTTCTGTGAATCTTTGGGCTTTTCAATCTCTTGTTCTGTTTATGTTTCTGATTAATCTTTGCTGATTTTGGTTCCgttcttcttgtttattattgCTTCGTGTGAAGTGCTTATTCACTGATTTCTTTCAAGTAAGGTTTTGTGAGATATTTTGATTCTCATACCCTTTTGCTGTTTTTGATCCACGATGTTGGTGTTGATTCGTTGTTACTTATGCGAATTACTAGTTTTTGTAGTCATATGCtgtaaaaatttggattttcaatatttgtttatGCGAATTTCTAGCGTTTGTAGTCATATTCTGTAAAAATTTGGTCAATCCctgttttttctttctgattAATTGATGTTGGTGTTCGGGTTTGTAGAATCGCCCATCGAGCAGCTTTAACTCAAACTTTTGGACTACCAACTCTGGTGCACCTGTCTGGAACAACAATTCTTCCCTTACCGTTGGTTCTCGAGGTTTGCaaatcttctctttttcttctctataatttttatcatctttatgattatttgggtttttatttagttatttatttgtttggtgtTTTGATGAATTCTTGTTTCATAATTCATATTATTCCTTGATTGATGTGACTAttgattttgtaatattttagtttattgtgttaaatttttttttttggcatgtaGTCAGAtattctctctctatctctatttctatctctatctctatctctatctgtatttatctatatataaaattctCCTGAAGATTGATACGGTGTTCCATTTTGGTGGTAATCACTATGATTGATTATATAGGGTCCTCAAAACAATTAGTCTTAATCACAAATTGGTCCTACTTGTTACATGCTTCGGGTTGGTCCTGGACCATACTTACCTTATCAACTGATGGAAACTAAAACTTGGTCCACCTTGTTTGTATAACTAGATTGGAGAAACATGGAAATTTAATGGAGAAAAAGGGTGTGGAAGAAGTTGTTTTGAAATTGAATATTAAATTGTAGATATCTGAATGCCACAGAATGTTGTCTTTTTGGCCTCGGTGTTGTTCTTTTTTCggtatgaataaataaatgtcaCTTAAATTGTTCCAGTAAGTCATGTTGCTTTATCAGCATGATTAAaatgttattgatttttttttttttaaaatacttgtACATATGTCTTGAACTGATTTTTTTAGCTTATAGAGTCGATGCTTCAGTCACAGATTGACagtaatattttttctttgattgcacAGGACCTATCCTCCTTGAGGATTATCATCTTGTTGAGAAGCTTGCTCAGTTTGACAGGGAGCGTATCCCAGAGCGTGTTGTTCATGCCAGGGGAGCTAGTGCAAAGGGTTTCTTTGAGGTTAGCCATGATGTTTCTCACCTTACCTGTGCTGATTTCCTTCGGGCACCAGGGGTCCAGACTCCTGTCATTGTTCGGTTTTCAACTGTTATTCATGAGAGGGGGAGTCCTGAAACTTTAAGAGACCCAAGAGGTTTTGCTGTGAAGTTTTACACGAGAGAGGTATTAGGACTTGACTATTTGTATTTTCCCTTTGAAGCCACTGGCTTTGTTCTTGTGCAGATACTTTCAcagttattttatttcttgctgcATGAGGGGATCACATGAATAAGACATTTTGAAGTATGCCTGTTTCCTGTGTACGAGACCATAAAATAGGTCGATGATGTTCTAACATCcattgtctttatttttatggCAAACTATACTTCGGGATTTTTAATGTTTGCGTGGCTTAAATATGAACTTAGCTAGGGGGTTCATGTTTTCAGGCATTTTGGTCGTACGGACTCGGTATCCAGGAGCTACATAATATTTCATACTACCTGTGAAATGGATACATTCTGTTGAGTGTGCATACTTTACAAGTAGTGAGAGTGCCTTCTTGCTAAGCACTTCATTACAGTTAGTTGGTTTCTATACAACTTAATTTCTGAGtttattgtatttaaattttgatagtAACACTTCCACTTGTTTCCACTGCTTCTAATGTGTCAAATGTAAGCAAGATTTATGTATATACTTGTTTCTCATTCCCATTTACGTCAATTATGTGGTGCATATGCACTATGCAATAGTGGCTGCAAAATTGTTGATAAGTTTCTTATTGTAGTTCTCCTGTTGATAGGATGAAGATTCTAGATGTTCTATATCTTAGTGGTGTAAATCTAGGATtggttttaaattagtagtgTTTGAGCTGACATATATTTGTTACTTTGTATCATCCTACAGGGTAACTTTGATCTTGTTGGGAACAATTTTCCTGTGTTCTTCATTCGTGATGGGATGAAGTTCCCTGACATGGTTCATGCACTTAAGCCAAACCCAAAGTCCCACATTCAGGAGAATTGGAGGATAGTCGACTTTTTCTCACACCACCCAGAGAGCTTGCACATGTTCTCCTTCCTCTTTGATGATGTTGGTATTCCAGCAGACTATAGGCACATGGATGGATCTGGTGTCAATACCTATACTCTCATCAATAAAGCAGGAAAAGCTCATTATGTCAAGTTTCACTGGAGGCCAACTTGTGGAGTGAAAAGCCTGTTGGAGGATGAGGCTGTTATAGTTGGAGGCAATAACCATAGCCATGCTACCAAGGATCTTTATGATTCTATTGCTGCTGGGAACTATCCAGAATGGAAGCTTTACATTCAAACTATTGATCCTGATCATGAGGATAGATTTGATTTTGACCCACTTGATGTCACCAAGACATGGCCAGAGGATATCTTGCCCCTGCAACCGGTTGGTCGTATGGTCCTGAACAAGAACATTGATAACTTCTTTACGGAGAATGAGCAGCTTGCCTTCTGCCCATCTATAGTGGTACCTGGAGTCTATTACTCAGATGATAAGCTGCTCCAGACTAGGATCTTTTCCTACTCTGATACTCAGAGGCACCGACTCGGACCAAACTACCTGATGCTGCCGCCGAATGCTCCCAAATGTGCTTATCACAACAATCACCATGACGGTTTTATGAATTTCATGCACAGGGATGAGGAGGTAGTTAATATAGCCAAGCCTTAATTAAAATTCTTGCCTTTTCCTTGTCTGGAAACTTTGCTTGTTATTCTGTCCATACTAAATTCATGCCTCATTCTCCTCTTCAGGTGAATTACTTCCCTTCAAGGTATGATCCTGCAGGGCATGCAGAGCGGTTCCCGATTCCACCTCGTATTCTTAATGGAAAGCGTGAAAAGGTGAGAACTGCTCATCATATAGTCCTAATGTTAGATTTTGTTTAGGGCGATTGATTTATGAGCTAATAATGATGTTTCTATGCTTTTTTGGCCGCAGACTGTTATTACCAAGGAGAACAATTTCAAGCAGCCTGGTGAGCGATACCGCTCCTGGGCTCCTGACAGGTTTTGCATGATTTCCATATGACATTTTTATTTACTGCATCTGACTAATTTACTAAACTGATCATCTATATTCTTTCAGGCAAGAACGTTTCATACGCCGCTGGGTTGAGGCTTTGTCTGATCCTAAAGTCACTCATGAACTCCGCAGCATCTGGGTCTCTTACTGGTTTCAGGTTTGTGCATACcatgtttattttgatttgatcaTCTAGTGACATTATTAATGTCTTGTCTTTTTATTAGTCACTAGTGTTTAGTTTGCTCATTACTTGAAATTCAAAGACATCATTCTTAgtgatgttgttgtttttggcCACATAGGCTGACAAATCTTTGGGTCAGAAGCTGGGTACTCGTCTCAATGTAAGACCAAGTATGTGAAAAGATGATGGACATCAGAAACATTTGGTTTGAACAGAGTTTATAAGTAAGTATGTGGTCATTGTCCAAAGAAGAAGGAACACAACTAATGCCCAAATTTATGTATTAAGTTACTTTGAGGGTCGATAGTTCATATACCCATACTTTGGGTgtgataataattttatatatgcgAGTAACAATGACATTTTGTTAAACTGCCTTCTAAGTAAAGTTGTTGTGACCTTTTTCTGTTTGTTGcttctttgtttgatttatttattcattttgttctAAGTTGTTATGACCTTTTTGTTCTtggtttgatttatatatttacttgtATTTCCATTCATTTGTTCCATGAGTGATACTATATATATCAGTGGGTGAATACCTGCATGTGCACTGTGCATGGATCTGTACAATTGTCACCTGTCTTGGTGAATGTAATGTGTGTGAATGGTTTTCCGTTCGTTTCCTACGGGTTGCGAGCGCCACCGCTGTAGGCGTGTCGTAGTTTCATGTtggtatgtatgtatgtatgtatatatgtatatgcatacgGGTAGTGTAGACTCACTGCAGTTTCTGTATGTGTATGCATCTCTATGTATGTCATTCACGTAGTTGCACGTTATCACAGTTACCTTTGCCAAGTATGTATTTATGCGGGTTTGTTTGATGGACATAATAAGGATGACAATAGTATGGACTATCATATcctagttattatttttttgtttttgtttggtaagctattaaaatatgataataattcTATTGATCCATTTTATTCTACTACCACATGGTAAGTAATTCTATGAGAGAGTCAGGATGAAAACATGTaagatataatataaaattaaattaatttttgatattttatttggatTCTTCCGGGTTCATTGTAtatcttcttttgatttttgaacACGAGATTTGGGATAAAATATTTGTCAATAACTAAATAAGACATCAATACAgtattttttatctaaattttttttattatattttatctttagtTTTTCTACCtggatgattattttttaaattgattttgatgtgatctattGATTTTACCAACGACCTTCGGCCTATTGTAAGTACAGCAGTCGCCGATGGAGCCTCCCCACTCgaatggtgagagttcgattcctACCGAGCGACATTTTCGGGAGTTATGAATAGTGATTATGTACtagtggttccagcgcccacgtgagcgcgaccccgtccccacttgttccatcGAGACTCTGCACGCCCCCAGGGCCTCAGTGGGCTCACCCCGCTCCTTTTCCTCAAAAAGAGTAATTGTCTATTTACATATAATTCATATCATTTTCTATAATTACCCAGTCCACTTCAAAGATAAAATCGGATAACAAAATGCTATCTAATAACTAATttggtatatataaatataaaataaaatatatgtttatcaTACTCGTATCCCTTCCTACTCTTATCCAGTTCTCATATCCTATCCGCCCACACCCTCTCATGTCCAACAAACGTATCCTAAATAGCATTGTGCTGcatgtatatacacacatacacgtGTTCATACATGCATTTGCgtgtatatataaacaattttcttttttcggGCAAATGTGATGCAAGACATGGAcaataatcttttctttttccttaaaaCTATGATATGCTATCCATATGAGTCACATCTAAAACTTTACATGAGAAATGCTCAAATAATAATCTTTATGCATATAAATCACGAACTTCAATTAAGAGCAAAAAGGTCCTCACAATCAAGCAATGAAATTACATCAAAACACCATCATCCGATCACTAAACAGAGGCAAAGTTACCAGCAAAATATAATACATGTCATACTGACCAAGCTTCAGTGATCCCCCCTGCTTAACTCTCCCGCCGGCCGTCTACAGAACTTCACAACTTGTGCTACACCGCCTTCCAAATACGAGGATTTACAAAAGAAGACGGACCACTCGACACTTGTTGCACAAGTCCTCGTATATGGTGACAGCATTTTTCCTCGTCTTCTGATAATCTGGTCATCGACTTATTCTCTCCAGATGAATGTCAAATAAGCGATAcataaataatgtatatatacagTGATATGGATATAACAAATTTAGTGCCAAAACTGATTAGCTTGACTGAGCTGGTGCTGCTGGTTGATTTTCTTGTTTACCATCTACAGGCACAAACCTGGAGGGAGGGCCACAGATGCTCAGCACCACCTGCAACACAACCATATTGCTTCTGTTAACAAACGATTTCAATTGGTCTTCGAGGACTGGTATGGTAGTGAGGAATTGAAGGTTTCAATTTACTTACAGGTAGGAAAACTAGTCCATGCAGAAATCCAATAAGCACTAGAGCCAGaaacattttgaaataatagacCTGTAAACAGTACTGAAAGGTCAGTGCGGAATGTAATCACATGTATGTTCAATGTTAGCGAAACAAATAGAGGTGATGCATTAGAGACCACAAAAAGTTCTGATCTTGCAAAGTGTAGAACGATCACTCCAACAAGCTTCGTGAGTGTGATTCCACTGCAGCCAAGAGGGATGCAAATGTAAGGTACAAAAATATCTTGAAACCACAAGTAGTTTCATTGCATATTGTGAAGAAGTGTCTCCCACGAAAGTAATGGTAAGGTGTGGTCAACGAAGAACATATAGAGTGTGCAATTTATTTAGAAAGACTGGACTTGTTGACTCAAGGATAGCATGAAGAACATACAACGTCTAAGATTTATATGGAAGGACTGGGGCCTGCTAACTGAAGGATAACTTTTGCCCCTATTACTATCTGGCAGTATTTTGTGTTTCTATATTGAGAAACTAGATTTGGAACCCTAAAAATGAAGTATTTAACATGCTCTTCCATTGATAAAAGACATGAATAAGATCACGAATACAATGATCAATTAGATAGTTTGACAATTTTGTGGAGCAGCCTGTCAATATGAAAAGTACTGTTAGATGTAAGATACGGTAGAACATGTGGCAAAAGGAGAGCTTGAATAAATATTTGAGGGAGTTTGAGGCAGATGAGATCTATAGAATTAATTCTTTGTTGCATTAACTAAACCCCCAAGATTGAATTAAAAATCTATTAAATGGAAGACCTTGCCTAAGCGAGAAGCCTGGAAGATATTAGGCTTATGGCAAAAACATGAAGCATCCAGTTCAATGCTGGGAATTGAAATAATCATATGAGGCCTTAAACAAAACTAGACTAAAGTAAgagtataaaaaaacaaaaagccaaGCTTATGAGGCCTTAAACAAGAAGCTTACCTGAAAACAGAAGCACCCATTGTACATAACGCCTCCTTAGCCCGTGTCTCCCTATCCCCACTGGCAATCTGTaaccataaaaataatactaagtTGGAATGACAAACCAAGCTAACAGAAAATGGGCATGCAGCTCAACATGATAAAAGGTCAGTAGTTTGATTGCATACAATGAAAACTGTCCATTGGTAACTTTTGGCAGGAGATGCCACAGTAGAGCTGTATTACAATATGGGATTTTATGACAAatgattattctattttttcaattctGAGATTATAGAGGTGGCTGTCAActtttgatagaaaaatgaaaacaatcaaCACAAAATATTCAGCAATGCCAATATTGACGTTTTAAGTGTGCAAAAGATCTTAAGATTTCCAGTTAGGACCAATGAATTTTGACAGTGTTCACCATAGAGTCCAAACCATATTGTTATCCACGAGTTCGCCAAACCATGTTGATTCTTATGAGATGCTTATTTTGCTGTCATTCATGAAGCCATGGACAAAGTAGCAGCAAGTAGAACATGATTGTTAAAAGATGGAAGCTTCTAAGCATTTAAATTGGTTTACCTATTCTTGTTATATGATAACCATGTAACACTGCATGCAtgacataaacaaacaaaagttATTATCATGGTCATATGCATAGTTAGCCTCTGCATGCAtggcataaataaataaaaaatgtgattATCATGGTCATATGCAAATAAGGAACACTTCACAGTCGGCATCTTTTAAACTATACCCTGCTAAAGTTGGAAAATTAGCAGAGTATGTAGACATGCAAGGGTGAACTGCTTTAAGTTTACCTAAACcccatgaaaaatataattaatataaccTTAATTGAattcatataaacaaattaacacTAAAAAGTAGAAGTCATGTCAATGGGCAAAGCATGACAAAGCAGTAAATGAGTCTTACTGAGAAAGCGTGAGTTATATGCACACAAAACTCAACAGCAATCCCCACTGACATAACAAGGTTCACGACAGACACTGCATTCAGTTGAATCTCCAGAAGTGCCATGACTCCCTGCAGAGAAATTTCAACCAAGCATATGTTGCAAATACTATCAGAATTGtataaaaccaataaaagaCAATAAATAGGCAAAGCAAGttggaattaaataaaaacatgtctTCTATCTTAAATATCAACAGAAGAACCGAATTACCAATGCCCAAGCAGCTTAGAAATATGTAGAAAATGGTGACCATAGAGGTTAAATGCATCTCatccaatgaaaaaaaatactagGAAGTATCATTATTTTTGCACAATGGATACAAACTAGATATAATATGCACAATAATATGCCCAGGTGGTACACTTTCTTTTATAATATGTATGTTGACAGTCATCATAAGGTACAAAGATAAATTCAGTATTGTTGAGGCAACTCTTCCTCAGAGATTATATACGTTGATTGAAGAAAACCACACCTCAAAGAGGCGATGCCATGTCAGGTATGAAAATGGTGTCAAAATAACACATACAATTATAGCATCATATAGTTTTAACATTTGCTACTAACAGGAGATACAAATAGTCTCACAAGAAATTAGGTGGTATATGATGTCCCATCCCCCTTCAAATTATGAAAGGGATGTAGTCAGAGAACCGGCTCTTCAACCATTATTGACTGCAATTATCATATTGGAAATCCTTTAAGTCCACTTCTGAATGCATATAATGCAATCTAGAAGATAATGCTAATGACTACTTTCCTTTCGGTGATTCATGGGTATGATCCATACGGAA
It encodes:
- the LOC120275519 gene encoding catalase-1/2, with protein sequence MHSRNLESRSLKAHLVFPLSHRPLLCILAGPSMDPYKNRPSSSFNSNFWTTNSGAPVWNNNSSLTVGSRGPILLEDYHLVEKLAQFDRERIPERVVHARGASAKGFFEVSHDVSHLTCADFLRAPGVQTPVIVRFSTVIHERGSPETLRDPRGFAVKFYTREGNFDLVGNNFPVFFIRDGMKFPDMVHALKPNPKSHIQENWRIVDFFSHHPESLHMFSFLFDDVGIPADYRHMDGSGVNTYTLINKAGKAHYVKFHWRPTCGVKSLLEDEAVIVGGNNHSHATKDLYDSIAAGNYPEWKLYIQTIDPDHEDRFDFDPLDVTKTWPEDILPLQPVGRMVLNKNIDNFFTENEQLAFCPSIVVPGVYYSDDKLLQTRIFSYSDTQRHRLGPNYLMLPPNAPKCAYHNNHHDGFMNFMHRDEEVNYFPSRYDPAGHAERFPIPPRILNGKREKTVITKENNFKQPGERYRSWAPDRQERFIRRWVEALSDPKVTHELRSIWVSYWFQADKSLGQKLGTRLNVRPSM